One part of the Arabidopsis thaliana chromosome 4, partial sequence genome encodes these proteins:
- the WRKY32 gene encoding WRKY DNA-binding protein 32 (WRKY DNA-binding protein 32 (WRKY32); FUNCTIONS IN: protein binding, sequence-specific DNA binding transcription factor activity; INVOLVED IN: regulation of transcription, DNA-dependent, regulation of transcription; EXPRESSED IN: 23 plant structures; EXPRESSED DURING: 13 growth stages; CONTAINS InterPro DOMAIN/s: DNA-binding WRKY (InterPro:IPR003657); BEST Arabidopsis thaliana protein match is: WRKY DNA-binding protein 3 (TAIR:AT2G03340.1); Has 5626 Blast hits to 3106 proteins in 204 species: Archae - 0; Bacteria - 0; Metazoa - 40; Fungi - 11; Plants - 5536; Viruses - 0; Other Eukaryotes - 39 (source: NCBI BLink).): MEEDTGIDEAKTYTVEKSEKVEPEKDGLSQFRDEEKSLGADMEDLHDETVRETLGKDQVQGVRENSSVEPNVEDVLEVNETDSVKETVVSAIVPVDEVEENRQVETSPSLAASSDSLTVTPCLSLDPATASTAQDLPLVSVPTKQEQRSDSPVVNRLSVTPVPRTPARDGYNWRKYGQKQVKSPKGSRSYYRCTYTECCAKKIECSNDSGNVVEIVNKGLHTHEPPRKTSFSPREIRVTTAIRPVSEDDTVVEELSIVPSGSDPSASTKEYICESQTLVDRKRHCENEAVEEPEPKRRLKKDNSQSSDSVSKPGKKNKFVVHAAGDVGICGDGYRWRKYGQKMVKGNPHPRNYYRCTSAGCPVRKHIETAVENTKAVIITYKGVHNHDMPVPKKRHGPPSSMLVAAAAPTSMRTRTDDQVNIPTSSQCSVGRESEKQSKEALDVGGEKVMESARTLLSIGFEIKQC, from the exons ATGGAAGAAGACACTGGTATCGACGAAGCTAAGACATACACGGTGGAGAAGAGCGAGAAAGTGGAGCCGGAGAAGGACGGACTGAGTCAATTCAGAGACGAGGAAAAATCACTTGGTGCGGATATGGAAGATTTACATGATGAGACTGTGCGAGAAACCCTAGGCAAGGATCAGGTTCAAG GTGTTCGAGAAAATTCCTCTGTGGAACCAAATGTTGAAGATGTATTAGAAGTGAAT GAGACTGATAGCGTCAAGGAAACTGTTGTAAGTGCGATTGTGCCGGTTGATGAAGTGGAAGAGAATCGTCAGGTAGAAACATCTCCTTCTCTGGCTGCATCGTCAGACTCATTGACAGTGACGCCATGTCTATCTTTGGATCCTGCAACTGCTTCAACCGCACAAGATTTACCACTGGTTTCAGTTCCAACTAAACAAGAGCAAAGATCAGATTCGCCGGTGGTTAACAGATTGTCGGTTACTCCTGTTCCTAGGACACCGGCTCGTGATGGTTATAATTGGAGAAAATATGGACAGAAGCAGGTTAAGAGTCCCAAGGGCTCACGGAGTTACTACAGGTGTACATACACTGAATGTTGTGctaaaaaaattgaatgcTCCAATGATTCAGGCAATGTGGTAGAGATTGTTAACAAAGGTTTACATACTCATGAACCTCCCCGGAAGACTAGCTTCTCCCCGAGAGAGATTAGAGTTACAACAGCTATCCGGCCTGTTTCAGAGGATGATACAGTAGTAGAAGAGCTATCAATTGTTCCTAGCGGTTCAGATCCGTCTGCTTCTACTAAAGAATACATCTGTGAGTCGCAAACACTCGTTGACCGGAAAAGACACTGTGAGAACGAAGCTGTGGAGGAACCAGAGCCAAAACGAAG ACTGAAAAAAGATAACTCACAGAGTTCAGATTCTGTCTCCAAACctggaaagaaaaacaaattcgtaGTACACGCAGCTGGTGATGTTGGTATCTGTGGTGATGGATACAGGTGGCGTAAATACGGGCAGAAAATGGTGAAAGGAAATCCTCATCCAAG GAACTACTACCGATGCACTTCAGCGGGATGTCCAGTTCGTAAACACATTGAGACAGCAGTCGAGAACACAAAAGCAGTAATAATCACATACAAAGGAGTACACAACCACGACATGCCGGTGCCTAAGAAACGCCATGGTCCTCCAAGCTCAATGCTCGTAGCTGCAGCCGCTCCAACATCAATGAGAACCAGGACAGACGATCAGGTGAACATTCCGACTTCAAGCCAGTGCTCGGTGGGGCGAGAAAGTGAGAAGCAGAGTAAAGAAGCATTGGACGTTGGTGGAGAGAAAGTGATGGAATCAGCTAGGACTTTGTTGAGCATTGGATTCGAAATCAAGCAATGCTGA
- a CDS encoding BTB/POZ domain with WD40/YVTN repeat-like protein (BTB/POZ domain with WD40/YVTN repeat-like protein; FUNCTIONS IN: voltage-gated potassium channel activity; INVOLVED IN: potassium ion transport; LOCATED IN: voltage-gated potassium channel complex, membrane; EXPRESSED IN: leaf whorl, male gametophyte, flower, pollen tube; EXPRESSED DURING: L mature pollen stage, M germinated pollen stage, 4 anthesis; CONTAINS InterPro DOMAIN/s: WD40 repeat-like-containing domain (InterPro:IPR011046), BTB/POZ fold (InterPro:IPR011333), Potassium channel, voltage dependent, Kv, tetramerisation (InterPro:IPR003131), BTB/POZ-like (InterPro:IPR000210); BEST Arabidopsis thaliana protein match is: BTB/POZ domain with WD40/YVTN repeat-like protein (TAIR:AT2G24240.1); Has 1166 Blast hits to 1152 proteins in 112 species: Archae - 0; Bacteria - 4; Metazoa - 915; Fungi - 4; Plants - 126; Viruses - 0; Other Eukaryotes - 117 (source: NCBI BLink).), translating into MGLSNDRIKFNVGGRIFETTATTLANAGRDSFFGALFDENWNLSQPGDLFIDRNPDCFAVLLDLLRTGDLNIPPNIPERLLHKEAMFYGLIDHLRTAKWGPFDGNRLHLSRSVTGIAPGDGTAIRAGPDGGCCIAHGSVVHVFDWMLEEHPTINLDYQRVNDVGWIDSGNIVLSACERLGRGDGGMGLFSSSSGELRYKFQVSHDNQVKSYSAGALSFSPDSKIFTSCKGRSNEYGIGVWDQSTGKQVDFFYESPGWSLGDADKLQWLSGKNCLLVATLFPRKDNCYISLLDFREKNMVWSWSDIGFLTMAEEKRVRDAIAMEESNSICVVNEFEDLGFIDLRMDGGGSSVRWSSRSRLMKSKMPDEPCYPKLALHEGQLFSSMNDSISVFCGSDWVLTSRLKRSYGGSICDFSIGGDRLFALHSEENVFDVWETLPPPII; encoded by the coding sequence ATGGGTTTATCAAATGACAGGATCAAATTCAACGTTGGTGGCAGAATCTTCGAAACGACAGCGACAACGCTCGCTAACGCAGGTCGCGATTCCTTCTTCGGAGCATTATTCGACGAAAATTGGAATCTTTCACAACCCGGGGATCTCTTCATCGATAGGAATCCAGATTGCTTCGCTGTTCTTCTCGATCTTCTCCGAACAGGAGACTTAAACATCCCGCCTAATATCCCGGAGCGTCTCCTTCACAAAGAAGCAATGTTCTACGGCTTAATAGACCACTTACGAACCGCAAAGTGGGGACCTTTCGACGGTAACAGACTCCACCTATCTCGTTCCGTCACCGGCATAGCTCCTGGAGACGGAACGGCGATAAGAGCTGGTCCGGATGGTGGATGCTGCATAGCTCATGGGAGTGTCGTCCATGTCTTTGATTGGATGCTTGAGGAGCATCCAACGATTAATCTTGATTACCAGAGAGTGAACGATGTTGGTTGGATTGATTCTGGTAACATTGTACTCTCTGCTTGTGAGAGATTAGGAAGAGGAGATGGAGGAATGGGATTGTTTAGCTCATCTTCTGGTGAGCTTAGGTATAAGTTTCAGGTTAGTCATGATAATCAGGTTAAGAGTTATAGTGCTGGAGCTTTGAGTTTTAGTCCTGATTCTAAGATCTTTACGAGCTGTAAAGGAAGAAGTAATGAGTATGGGATTGGAGTTTGGGATCAAAGTACTGGAAAGCAAGTAGATTTCTTTTACGAGAGTCCTGGTTGGTCTTTAGGAGATGCTGATAAGTTGCAATGGTTGAGTGGTAAGAATTGTCTTCTTGTAGCTACTTTGTTTCCAAGGAAAGATAACTGTTATATTAGCTTGTTGGATTTCCGAGAGAAGAACATGGTCTGGTCTTGGTCTGATATCGGATTTCTTACAATGgcggaagagaagagagtgagagacGCGATAGCAATGGAAGAGAGCAATTCGATATGTGTGGTGAATGAGTTTGaagatctagggtttattGATCTGAGGATGGATGGAGGAGGGAGTAGTGTGAGGTGGAGTTCTAGGAGCAGGTTGATGAAAAGCAAGATGCCTGATGAGCCTTGTTACCCCAAACTTGCTTTGCATGAAGGCCAGCTCTTCTCGTCTATGAATGATTCCATCTCTGTGTTTTGTGGATCAGACTGGGTTTTGACTTCTAGGTTGAAAAGAAGCTATGGCGGCTCCATTTGTGATTTCTCTATTGGTGGGGATAGGTTGTTTGCATTGCACAGTGAGGAGAATGTGTTTGATGTGTGGGAGACTCTTCCTCCTCCCATCATCTGA
- the FAD6 gene encoding fatty acid desaturase 6 (fatty acid desaturase 6 (FAD6); FUNCTIONS IN: omega-6 fatty acid desaturase activity; INVOLVED IN: photoinhibition, fatty acid biosynthetic process; LOCATED IN: chloroplast, chloroplast envelope; EXPRESSED IN: 22 plant structures; EXPRESSED DURING: 13 growth stages; CONTAINS InterPro DOMAIN/s: Fatty acid desaturase, type 1 (InterPro:IPR005804); BEST Arabidopsis thaliana protein match is: fatty acid desaturase 8 (TAIR:AT5G05580.1); Has 3227 Blast hits to 3218 proteins in 733 species: Archae - 0; Bacteria - 1371; Metazoa - 67; Fungi - 380; Plants - 896; Viruses - 0; Other Eukaryotes - 513 (source: NCBI BLink).) codes for MASRIADSLFAFTGPQQCLPRVPKLAASSARVSPGVYAVKPIDLLLKGRTHRSRRCVAPVKRRIGCIKAVAAPVAPPSADSAEDREQLAESYGFRQIGEDLPENVTLKDIMDTLPKEVFEIDDLKALKSVLISVTSYTLGLFMIAKSPWYLLPLAWAWTGTAITGFFVIGHDCAHKSFSKNKLVEDIVGTLAFLPLVYPYEPWRFKHDRHHAKTNMLVHDTAWQPVPPEEFESSPVMRKAIIFGYGPIRPWLSIAHWVNWHFNLKKFRASEVNRVKISLACVFAFMAVGWPLIVYKVGILGWVKFWLMPWLGYHFWMSTFTMVHHTAPHIPFKPADEWNAAQAQLNGTVHCDYPSWIEILCHDINVHIPHHISPRIPSYNLRAAHESIQENWGKYTNLATWNWRLMKTIMTVCHVYDKEENYIPFDRLAPEESQPITFLKKAMPNYTA; via the exons ATGGCTTCCAGAATTGCTGATTCTCTCTTCGCCTTCACG GGCCCACAGCAATGTCTTCCTAGGGTTCCTAAGCTTGCTGCTTCTTCTGCTCGTGTTTCTCCTG GTGTATATGCTGTGAAGCCGATTGATCTTCTGTTAAAAGGACGAACTCATCGAAGTAGAAGATGTGTAGCTCCTGTGAAAAGGAGAATTGGATGTATCAAAGCGGTGGCTGCTCCAGTTGCACCGCCTTCAGCTGACAGTGCAGAAGACAGGGAACAGTTAGCAGAAAGCTATGGATTCAGACAAATTGGAGAAGATCTTCCTGAGAATGTCACCTTAAAAGATATCATGGATACACTTCCCAAAGAG GTGTTTGAGATTGATGATCTGAAAGCTTTGAAGTCTGTGTTGATATCTGTGACTTCATACACTTTGGGGCTCTTCATGATTGCAAAATCGCCGTGGTATCTGCTACCGTTGGCTTGGGCATGGACAGGAACTGCAATTACCGGG ttCTTTGTGATAGGTCATGATTGTGCACATAAGTCATTTTCAAAGAACAAATTGGTGGAAGACATTGTGGGTACTCTCGCCTTCCTACCACTTGTCTACCCATATGAGCCATGGCGGTTTAAGCACGACCGCCATCACGCCAAAACCAACAT GTTAGTTCATGACACAGCTTGGCAGCCAGTTCCGCCAGAGGAGTTTGAGTCATCACCCGTGATGAGAAAGGCAATCATTTTTGGATATGGCCCAATTAGACCTTGGTTGTCCATAGCTCACtg GGTGAACTGGCACTTCAATCTGAAAAAGTTCAGAGCGAGCGAGGTGAATAGGGTGAAGATAAGTTTGGCTTGTGTTTTCGCCTTCATGGCCGTTGGGTGGCCACTGATCGTATACAAAGTTGGTATATTGGGATGGGTAAAATTCTGGTTAATGCCATGGTTGGGCTATCACTTCTGG ATGAGCACATTCACAATGGTTCATCATACGGCTCCGCATATACCTTTCAAGCCTGCGGATGAGTGGAACGCGGCTCAGGCCCAGCTGAATGGAACTGTTCATTGTGACTACCCTAGTTG GATTGAAATTCTCTGCCATGATATCAACGTTCACATCCCGCATCATATTAGCCCAAGAATACCGAGCTACAATCTCCGTGCAGCTCATGAGTCTATACAAGAGAACTGGGGAAAG TATACAAACTTGGCTACATGGAACTGGCGATTGATGAAGACGATAATGACTGTGTGTCATGTCTATGACAAAGAGGAGAACTACATTCCTTTTGACCGGTTAGCCCCTGAAGAATCTCAGCCAATAACCTTCCTCAAGAAAGCAATGCCTAACTACACAGCCTGA
- the SIP3 gene encoding SOS3-interacting protein 3 (SOS3-interacting protein 3 (SIP3); FUNCTIONS IN: protein serine/threonine kinase activity, protein kinase activity, kinase activity, ATP binding; INVOLVED IN: in 6 processes; LOCATED IN: cellular_component unknown; EXPRESSED IN: 22 plant structures; EXPRESSED DURING: 13 growth stages; CONTAINS InterPro DOMAIN/s: Protein kinase, ATP binding site (InterPro:IPR017441), Serine/threonine-protein kinase domain (InterPro:IPR002290), NAF/FISL domain (InterPro:IPR018451), Serine/threonine-protein kinase-like domain (InterPro:IPR017442), Protein kinase-like domain (InterPro:IPR011009), Serine/threonine-protein kinase, active site (InterPro:IPR008271), NAF domain (InterPro:IPR004041), CBL-interacting protein kinase (InterPro:IPR020660), Protein kinase, catalytic domain (InterPro:IPR000719), Calcium/calmodulin-dependent protein kinase-like (InterPro:IPR020636); BEST Arabidopsis thaliana protein match is: CBL-interacting protein kinase 20 (TAIR:AT5G45820.1); Has 129448 Blast hits to 127362 proteins in 4509 species: Archae - 159; Bacteria - 15496; Metazoa - 47121; Fungi - 13315; Plants - 31167; Viruses - 523; Other Eukaryotes - 21667 (source: NCBI BLink).) produces MVGAKPVENGSDGGSSTGLLHGRYELGRLLGHGTFAKVYHARNIQTGKSVAMKVVGKEKVVKVGMVDQIKREISVMRMVKHPNIVELHEVMASKSKIYFAMELVRGGELFAKVAKGRLREDVARVYFQQLISAVDFCHSRGVYHRDLKPENLLLDEEGNLKVTDFGLSAFTEHLKQDGLLHTTCGTPAYVAPEVILKKGYDGAKADLWSCGVILFVLLAGYLPFQDDNLVNMYRKIYRGDFKCPGWLSSDARRLVTKLLDPNPNTRITIEKVMDSPWFKKQATRSRNEPVAATITTTEEDVDFLVHKSKEETETLNAFHIIALSEGFDLSPLFEEKKKEEKREMRFATSRPASSVISSLEEAARVGNKFDVRKSESRVRIEGKQNGRKGKLAVEAEIFAVAPSFVVVEVKKDHGDTLEYNNFCSTALRPALKDIFWTSTPA; encoded by the coding sequence ATGGTCGGAGCAAAACCGGTGGAGAATGGATCTGACGGTGGTAGTAGTACGGGGCTGCTTCACGGCCGTTACGAGCTAGGGCGTCTTCTAGGTCACGGAACATTCGCGAAGGTGTACCACGCTCGTAACATACAAACCGGAAAAAGCGTGGCGATGAAAGTCGTCGGAAAAGAGAAAGTGGTGAAAGTTGGTATGGTTGATCAGATCAAACGAGAGATCTCTGTGATGAGGATGGTGAAACATCCAAACATCGTCGAGCTTCACGAAGTCATGGCGAGTAAATCCAAGATCTATTTCGCCATGGAGCTTGTACGAGGCGGTGAGTTATTCGCTAAGGTGGCTAAAGGAAGACTACGTGAAGACGTAGCTCGTGTTTATTTCCAGCAATTGATCTCAGCCGTTGATTTCTGTCATAGCCGTGGTGTTTATCACCGAGATCTGAAACCGGAGAATCTCTTGTTAGATGAAGAAGGTAATCTCAAGGTGACTGATTTTGGTCTCTCTGCTTTCACTGAGCATTTGAAACAAGACGGACTTCTTCATACAACTTGTGGAACTCCGGCTTATGTTGCGCCGGAGGTTATATTGAAGAAAGGATACGACGGAGCTAAGGCGGATCTGTGGTCTTGTGGTGTTATACTTTTTGTGCTTCTTGCTGGTTATTTGCCGTTTCAAGATGATAATCTTGTGAATATGTATAGGAAGATTTACAGAGGAGATTTCAAATGTCCTGGTTGGCTTTCTTCTGATGCTAGACGGCTTGTGACTAAGCTTCTTGATCCGAATCCGAATACGAGGATTACTATTGAGAAGGTTATGGATTCGCCTTGGTTCAAGAAACAAGCAACGAGATCAAGAAACGAACCAGTGGCTGCCACAATCACAACCACGGAAGAGGATGTTGATTTCTTGGTGCACAAGTCGAAGGAAGAGACGGAGACGTTAAACGCGTTTCATATAATCGCGTTATCGGAAGGGTTTGATTTGTCGCCGTTGtttgaggagaagaagaaagaggagaaaagagagatgagatTCGCGACGTCTCGGCCAGCGAGTAGCGTGATTTCGAGTTTGGAAGAAGCGGCGAGAGTTGGGAATAAGTTTGATGTGAGGAAGAGTGAGAGTAGAGTAAGGATTGAAGGTAAACAGAATGGTCGGAAAGGGAAATTGGCGGTGGAAGCGGAGATATTCGCGGTGGCTCCGTCGTTTGTTGTCGTGGAAGTGAAGAAAGATCATGGAGATACGCTTGAGTACAACAACTTCTGCAGTACTGCTCTTAGACCAGCTCTCAAGGACATTTTCTGGACCTCTACACCTGCTTGA
- a CDS encoding uncharacterized protein (unknown protein; Has 2 Blast hits to 2 proteins in 1 species: Archae - 0; Bacteria - 0; Metazoa - 0; Fungi - 0; Plants - 2; Viruses - 0; Other Eukaryotes - 0 (source: NCBI BLink).): protein MERHDVLSKKGLEDFYTCLTSEPTITFCITYRMNQSLLLVATWLQNENEVDDLPRKDNRSWSEKRIKDQKMNNMQLQLCQTVNPPVTNNILTLTCDISELINLHDEGFNGFDPSMRPKHMILLTRLTPQALYHR, encoded by the exons ATGGAGAGACATgatgttttgtcaaaaaaggGTTTAGAAGATTTCTACACGTGTCTTACA AGTGAACCAACAATAACGTTTTGTATTACTTATCGAATGAATCAAAGTTTACTTCTGGTGGCTACTTGGCTGCAAAATGAAAATGAGGTTGATGATTTACCAAGAAAGGATAACAGATCATGGAGCGAAAAAAGAATCAAGGATCAAAAGATGAA CAACATGCAACTTCAATTGTGTCAAACTGTCAATCCGCCAGTAACCAACAATATATTGACACTCACATGTGACATATCAGAGCTCATTAATCTACACGACGAAGGCTTTAATGGTTTTGATCCAAGCATGAGACCAAAACATATG ATTTTACTAACTCGACTTACTCCACAAGCCCTCTATCATCGCTAG
- the LRL2 gene encoding LJRHL1-like 2 (LJRHL1-like 2 (LRL2); FUNCTIONS IN: DNA binding, sequence-specific DNA binding transcription factor activity; INVOLVED IN: root hair cell development, regulation of transcription; LOCATED IN: nucleus; CONTAINS InterPro DOMAIN/s: Helix-loop-helix DNA-binding domain (InterPro:IPR001092), Helix-loop-helix DNA-binding (InterPro:IPR011598); BEST Arabidopsis thaliana protein match is: LJRHL1-like 1 (TAIR:AT2G24260.1); Has 3371 Blast hits to 3365 proteins in 149 species: Archae - 0; Bacteria - 0; Metazoa - 112; Fungi - 43; Plants - 3213; Viruses - 0; Other Eukaryotes - 3 (source: NCBI BLink).) gives MNSSSLLTPSSSPSPHLQSPATFDHDDFLHHIFSSTPWPSSVLDDTPPPTSDCAPVTGFHHHDADSRNQITMIPLSHNHPNDALFNGFSTGSLPFHLPQGSGGQTQTQSQATASATTGGATAQPQTKPKVRARRGQATDPHSIAERLRRERIAERMKSLQELVPNGNKTDKASMLDEIIDYVKFLQLQVKVLSMSRLGGAASASSQISEDAGGSHENTSSSGEAKMTEHQVAKLMEEDMGSAMQYLQGKGLCLMPISLATTISTATCPSRSPFVKDTGVPLSPNLSTTIVANGNGSSLVTVKDAPSVSKP, from the exons ATGAACTCCTCGTCTCTTCTAACtccttcatcatctccttctccacATCTTCAATCTCCTGCAACATTCGACCACGATGATTTCCTCCACCACATCTTCTCCTCCACTCCTTGGCCCTCATCCGTTCTCGACGACACTCCTCCACCAACTTCCGATTGTGCCCCCGTCACTGGATTCCACCACCACGACGCCGATTCAAGAAACCAGATCACTATGATTCCTTTGTCACATAACCATCCTAATGACGCTCTCTTCAATGGCTTCTCCACCGGATCTCTCCCTTTCCACCTCCCTCAA ggATCGGGAGGTCAAACGCAAACGCAGTCGCAGGCGACGGCGTCAGCCACCACCGGTGGTGCAACGGCGCAACCTCAGACAAAGCCTAAAGTCCGAGCTAGGAGAGGTCAAGCCACTGATCCTCACAGTATCGCCGAACGG TTACGGAGAGAGAGGATAGCGGAAAGAATGAAATCTCTTCAAGAACTTGTCCCTAATGGTAACAag ACAGACAAAGCATCAATGCTCGATGAGATTATCGATTATGTCAAGTTCTTACAGCTCCAAGTCAAg GTACTAAGCATGAGTAGACTGGGCGGtgctgcttctgcttcttctcaaATCTCTGAG GATGCCGGTGGATCCCACGAAAACACCTCCTCCTCCGGCGAGGCGAAGATGACGGAGCACCAAGTTGCAAAGCTAATGGAAGAGGACATGGGATCAGCCATGCAATATCTACAAGGCAAAGGTCTTTGCCTCATGCCCATCTCGTTAGCCACCACCATCTCCACCGCCACGTGTCCTTCTCGTAGCCCCTTCGTTAAAGATACCGGCGTTCCTTTGTCTCCTAACCTATCCACTACAATAGTTGCTAACGGTAATGGCTCATCGTTGGTCACCGTTAAAGACGCTCCCTCCGTTTCCAAGCCGTGA
- the LRL2 gene encoding LJRHL1-like 2, whose protein sequence is MSKSNPSNLKYYNLHPSFKHHKALNLKRHFNNIHFHSHSPPKKKKTEAMNSSSLLTPSSSPSPHLQSPATFDHDDFLHHIFSSTPWPSSVLDDTPPPTSDCAPVTGFHHHDADSRNQITMIPLSHNHPNDALFNGFSTGSLPFHLPQGSGGQTQTQSQATASATTGGATAQPQTKPKVRARRGQATDPHSIAERLRRERIAERMKSLQELVPNGNKTDKASMLDEIIDYVKFLQLQVKVLSMSRLGGAASASSQISEDAGGSHENTSSSGEAKMTEHQVAKLMEEDMGSAMQYLQGKGLCLMPISLATTISTATCPSRSPFVKDTGVPLSPNLSTTIVANGNGSSLVTVKDAPSVSKP, encoded by the exons ATGTCAAAGTCAAACCcttcaaatctcaaatattaCAATCTCCATCCCTCTTTTAAACACCATAAAGCCTTAAACCTCAAAAGACATTTCAACAACATTCATTTTCATTCTCACTccccaccaaaaaaaaaaaaaacagaagccATGAACTCCTCGTCTCTTCTAACtccttcatcatctccttctccacATCTTCAATCTCCTGCAACATTCGACCACGATGATTTCCTCCACCACATCTTCTCCTCCACTCCTTGGCCCTCATCCGTTCTCGACGACACTCCTCCACCAACTTCCGATTGTGCCCCCGTCACTGGATTCCACCACCACGACGCCGATTCAAGAAACCAGATCACTATGATTCCTTTGTCACATAACCATCCTAATGACGCTCTCTTCAATGGCTTCTCCACCGGATCTCTCCCTTTCCACCTCCCTCAA ggATCGGGAGGTCAAACGCAAACGCAGTCGCAGGCGACGGCGTCAGCCACCACCGGTGGTGCAACGGCGCAACCTCAGACAAAGCCTAAAGTCCGAGCTAGGAGAGGTCAAGCCACTGATCCTCACAGTATCGCCGAACGG TTACGGAGAGAGAGGATAGCGGAAAGAATGAAATCTCTTCAAGAACTTGTCCCTAATGGTAACAag ACAGACAAAGCATCAATGCTCGATGAGATTATCGATTATGTCAAGTTCTTACAGCTCCAAGTCAAg GTACTAAGCATGAGTAGACTGGGCGGtgctgcttctgcttcttctcaaATCTCTGAG GATGCCGGTGGATCCCACGAAAACACCTCCTCCTCCGGCGAGGCGAAGATGACGGAGCACCAAGTTGCAAAGCTAATGGAAGAGGACATGGGATCAGCCATGCAATATCTACAAGGCAAAGGTCTTTGCCTCATGCCCATCTCGTTAGCCACCACCATCTCCACCGCCACGTGTCCTTCTCGTAGCCCCTTCGTTAAAGATACCGGCGTTCCTTTGTCTCCTAACCTATCCACTACAATAGTTGCTAACGGTAATGGCTCATCGTTGGTCACCGTTAAAGACGCTCCCTCCGTTTCCAAGCCGTGA